Proteins encoded within one genomic window of Halomonas sp. YLGW01:
- the gyrA gene encoding DNA gyrase subunit A produces MGDIAREILPVNIEDELKQSYLDYAMSVIIGRALPDVRDGLKPVHRRVLYAMHELNNDWNKPYKKSARVVGDVIGKYHPHGDSAVYDTIVRMAQDFSMRHVLVDGQGNFGSIDGDNAAAMRYTEVRMAKLSHELLADLEKDTVDWVDNYDGTERIPEVLPTKVPNLLINGSSGIAVGMATNIPPHNMSEVISGCLALIDDHTLSVDDLMEYIPAPDFPTGGIINGKAGILDAYRTGRGRIYVRACHTIEHDDKTGRDHIIVSELPYQVNKARLIEKIAELVKDKKIDGIAELRDESDKDGLRVVIEVKRGESGEVVVNNLFAQTQLQNVFGINMVALSDGQPKTLNLKQMLEAFIRHRREVVTRRTLFELRKARERGHILEGLAVAISNIDEVIELIKASPSAAEAKDKLLARAWQPGQVTGMLERAGATSCKPEDLEEGFGLDEAGSEYRLSPAQAQAILELRLHRLTGLETEKLLNEYLGILEKIAELSAILASADRLLEVIREELEAIRDQYGDPRRTEIQISHLDLHIEDLIAEEDMVVTISRSGYAKTQPLSDYQAQRRGGRGKSATAMKDEDVIEHLLVASTHDTVLLFTNKGKVYWLKVYEMPNASRGSRGKPLVNLLPLDEGEAVSAMLPVREYRADSFIFFATANGTVKRTSLDQFSRPRSVGLIAIDLDEDDRLIGAAITSGSDHAMLLSSNGKAIRFEESQVRAMGRTARGVRGMRLQKGAQVISLIIPQSQQIDVEADADDSDAVQPEVAAGNGGQIYILTASERGYGKRTRLEEFPLRGRGGQGVIAMQTSQRNGDLVAAMQVYSADEMMLITDKGTLVRTRVEEVSTTSRNTQGVMLIRLGERESLVKTVRIDEPEDDEAGGETLEAEALEAEADSSADDAPQEGAGDEAPQGDH; encoded by the coding sequence ATGGGTGACATCGCCAGAGAGATTCTGCCAGTCAACATCGAGGACGAACTCAAGCAATCGTACCTCGATTACGCCATGAGCGTGATCATCGGCCGGGCGCTGCCCGACGTGCGCGATGGCCTCAAGCCGGTGCACCGGCGCGTACTCTACGCCATGCACGAGCTGAACAACGACTGGAACAAGCCGTACAAGAAGTCGGCCCGTGTGGTGGGTGACGTCATCGGTAAGTATCACCCGCACGGTGACAGTGCGGTCTATGACACCATCGTGCGCATGGCGCAGGATTTCTCGATGCGCCACGTGCTGGTCGACGGCCAGGGCAACTTCGGCTCCATCGACGGCGACAACGCCGCCGCCATGCGTTACACCGAGGTGCGCATGGCCAAGCTCTCCCACGAGCTACTGGCCGACCTTGAGAAGGACACCGTCGACTGGGTCGACAACTATGACGGCACCGAGCGCATCCCCGAGGTGCTGCCGACCAAGGTGCCCAACCTGCTGATCAACGGCAGTTCCGGCATCGCCGTGGGCATGGCCACCAACATCCCCCCGCACAACATGAGCGAGGTGATCAGCGGCTGCCTGGCGCTGATCGACGACCATACCCTGTCGGTCGATGACCTGATGGAGTACATCCCGGCGCCGGATTTCCCCACCGGGGGCATCATCAACGGCAAGGCCGGCATCCTCGATGCCTATCGCACCGGCCGTGGGCGCATCTATGTGCGGGCTTGTCACACCATCGAGCACGATGACAAGACCGGTCGCGACCACATTATCGTCAGCGAGTTGCCGTATCAGGTGAACAAGGCGCGGCTGATCGAGAAGATCGCCGAGCTGGTCAAGGACAAGAAGATCGACGGCATCGCCGAGTTGCGTGACGAGTCCGACAAGGACGGCCTGCGCGTGGTGATCGAGGTCAAGCGCGGTGAGAGCGGCGAGGTGGTGGTCAACAACCTCTTCGCCCAGACACAGCTGCAGAATGTCTTCGGGATCAACATGGTGGCCCTGTCTGACGGCCAGCCCAAGACGCTGAACCTCAAGCAGATGCTCGAGGCCTTCATTCGCCACCGTCGCGAAGTGGTCACCCGCCGCACGCTGTTTGAACTGCGCAAGGCCCGTGAGCGCGGCCATATCCTCGAGGGCTTGGCGGTCGCCATCTCCAACATCGACGAGGTGATCGAGCTGATCAAGGCCTCGCCGTCCGCTGCCGAGGCCAAGGACAAGCTGCTGGCCCGCGCCTGGCAGCCTGGCCAGGTCACCGGCATGCTGGAGCGTGCCGGTGCCACCTCCTGCAAGCCGGAAGACCTGGAGGAAGGCTTCGGTCTCGATGAAGCCGGTAGCGAGTATCGCCTCTCGCCGGCTCAGGCTCAGGCCATCCTCGAGCTGCGCCTGCACCGCCTGACCGGTCTCGAGACCGAGAAGCTGCTCAACGAGTACCTGGGCATCCTCGAGAAGATCGCCGAGCTGAGCGCGATCCTGGCCTCGGCCGATCGCCTGCTCGAGGTGATTCGCGAGGAGCTCGAGGCGATCCGCGATCAGTATGGCGATCCGCGTCGCACCGAGATCCAGATCAGCCACCTGGACCTGCATATCGAGGACCTGATCGCCGAAGAGGACATGGTGGTGACCATCTCCCGCAGCGGCTATGCCAAGACGCAGCCGCTGTCCGACTATCAGGCTCAGCGCCGTGGCGGTCGCGGCAAGTCGGCGACGGCCATGAAGGACGAGGACGTCATCGAGCACCTGCTGGTGGCCTCGACCCACGATACCGTGCTGCTGTTCACCAACAAGGGCAAGGTCTACTGGCTCAAGGTCTACGAGATGCCCAATGCCAGCCGTGGCTCGCGGGGCAAGCCGCTGGTCAACCTGTTACCGCTGGATGAGGGCGAGGCGGTCAGCGCCATGCTGCCGGTGCGCGAGTACCGCGCGGACAGCTTCATCTTCTTCGCCACCGCGAATGGCACGGTCAAGCGCACCAGCCTTGATCAGTTCTCGCGTCCGCGTAGTGTCGGGCTGATCGCCATCGACCTCGACGAGGACGATCGCCTGATCGGCGCCGCCATTACCTCGGGCTCCGACCACGCCATGCTGCTGTCCTCCAACGGCAAGGCGATCCGCTTCGAGGAATCCCAGGTCCGCGCCATGGGCCGTACCGCCCGCGGCGTGCGTGGCATGCGCCTCCAGAAAGGCGCCCAGGTGATCAGCCTGATCATCCCGCAGAGCCAGCAGATCGATGTCGAGGCCGATGCCGACGACAGCGACGCGGTTCAGCCGGAGGTGGCAGCCGGGAACGGCGGCCAGATCTATATCCTGACTGCCTCCGAGCGGGGCTACGGCAAGCGCACCCGGCTCGAGGAGTTCCCGCTGCGCGGGCGTGGCGGGCAGGGCGTCATCGCCATGCAGACCAGCCAGCGCAACGGCGATCTGGTCGCGGCGATGCAGGTCTACTCTGCCGACGAGATGATGCTGATCACCGACAAGGGCACCCTGGTACGCACCCGGGTCGAGGAGGTCTCCACCACCTCGCGCAACACCCAGGGCGTGATGCTGATCCGCCTGGGCGAGCGTGAGTCGCTGGTCAAGACGGTGCGGATCGACGAGCCGGAGGACGACGAGGCCGGCGGCGAGACGCTAGAGGCCGAGGCGCTAGAGGCAGAGGCCGACTCGTCCGCGGATGACGCCCCGCAAGAGGGCGCCGGCGACGAGGCACCGCAGGGCGATCACTGA
- the pheA gene encoding prephenate dehydratase, protein MSDTPIDLDALRQRIDGLDGEILRLISERAQCASQVAKVKTASDPDAVFYRPEREAQVLRRIMALNQGPLDAEEMARLFREIMSACLALEQPVKVAYLGPEGTFTQQATLKHFGDSAVSLPMAAIDEVFREVEAGAVNYGVVPVENSTEGVVNHTLDSFMDSSLRICGEVVLRIHHHLLVSSNTRRDKVSRIYSHPQSFAQCRKWLDAHYPHAERVPVSSNAEAAKLVKTEWHSAAIAGDMAAKLYGLDKIAETIEDRPDNSTRFLIIGNQDVPVSGEDKTSIVVAMRNQPGALHDLLEPFHRHQIDLTRLETRPSRSGVWNYVFFIDFSGHRDDARVAAMLEEVRLRCAELKVLGSYPVGVL, encoded by the coding sequence ATGAGTGACACTCCCATTGATCTCGATGCGCTGCGTCAGCGTATCGATGGTCTGGATGGCGAGATTCTTCGCCTGATCAGCGAGCGCGCCCAGTGCGCCAGTCAGGTCGCCAAGGTCAAGACCGCGTCCGACCCGGATGCCGTCTTCTATCGGCCCGAACGTGAGGCGCAGGTGCTAAGGCGCATCATGGCCCTCAATCAGGGCCCGCTGGATGCCGAGGAAATGGCGCGGCTGTTCCGCGAGATCATGTCGGCCTGTCTGGCGCTTGAACAGCCCGTCAAGGTCGCCTACCTGGGGCCCGAGGGCACCTTCACCCAGCAGGCCACGCTTAAGCATTTCGGCGACAGCGCCGTCAGCCTGCCGATGGCCGCTATCGACGAGGTCTTCCGCGAGGTGGAGGCCGGCGCCGTCAATTACGGTGTGGTACCGGTGGAGAACTCCACCGAGGGCGTGGTCAATCACACCCTCGACTCCTTCATGGATTCCTCTCTGCGCATCTGCGGCGAGGTGGTGCTGCGCATCCACCATCACCTGCTGGTCTCCAGTAATACCCGGCGCGACAAGGTCTCGCGGATCTATTCTCATCCGCAGTCCTTCGCTCAGTGCCGCAAGTGGCTGGATGCCCATTACCCCCATGCCGAGCGGGTGCCGGTTTCCTCCAACGCCGAGGCGGCCAAGCTGGTCAAGACCGAGTGGCACAGCGCGGCGATCGCCGGTGACATGGCCGCCAAGCTCTACGGGCTCGACAAGATCGCCGAGACCATCGAGGACCGTCCGGACAACTCGACTCGCTTCCTGATCATCGGCAATCAGGACGTCCCGGTCTCCGGCGAGGACAAGACCTCGATCGTGGTCGCCATGCGCAACCAGCCCGGGGCCCTGCATGACCTGCTGGAGCCCTTCCATCGCCATCAGATCGACCTGACGCGACTCGAAACGCGGCCGTCCCGCAGCGGTGTGTGGAACTACGTGTTCTTCATCGATTTCAGCGGCCATCGCGACGATGCGCGGGTGGCCGCCATGCTCGAGGAAGTGAGGCTGCGCTGCGCCGAGCTCAAGGTGCTCGGTTCCTACCCGGTGGGCGTGCTCTGA
- the serC gene encoding 3-phosphoserine/phosphohydroxythreonine transaminase: MTRHFNFCAGPAALPTAVLERARDELLDYQGRGLSVMEMSHRSPEFVAIAEQAEADLRELLAVPDNYRVLFLQGGASMQFAMLPYNLLGQGGTPNYLYTGIWGKKAIAESRHLVGAHVAASSEANGLVAVPRQADIALSSDAAYLHYTANETIGGLEFDYVPEGRLADGSEVPVVCDMSSSILSGPLDVSRFGVIYAGAQKNIGPAGLTLAIVRDDLLERARPDTPTMFNYRVMAENNSMYNTPPTYSWYLAGLVFQWLKHEIGGLGAMNALNDRKAAKLYAAIDQSELYSNPIAVANRSRMNVPFVLADDRLDKAFLAESEEAGLLNLKGHRSVGGMRASLYNAVPEAGVDALVAFMADFERRRG; encoded by the coding sequence ATGACACGTCATTTCAATTTTTGTGCAGGGCCGGCGGCGCTGCCGACCGCCGTGCTGGAGCGGGCGCGGGACGAGCTGCTCGATTACCAGGGGCGCGGCCTCTCGGTGATGGAGATGAGTCACCGCAGCCCCGAGTTTGTCGCCATCGCCGAGCAGGCCGAGGCGGATCTGCGTGAGCTGCTGGCGGTGCCCGATAACTATCGGGTGCTGTTCCTGCAGGGCGGCGCCTCCATGCAGTTCGCGATGCTGCCCTATAACCTGCTGGGCCAGGGTGGCACCCCCAACTATCTCTACACCGGGATCTGGGGTAAGAAGGCCATCGCCGAGTCGCGCCATCTGGTCGGCGCCCACGTGGCGGCCTCCAGCGAGGCCAATGGCCTTGTCGCCGTGCCGCGCCAGGCCGATATCGCGCTGTCGAGCGATGCCGCCTACCTGCACTACACGGCCAACGAGACCATCGGCGGCCTCGAGTTCGACTATGTGCCCGAAGGGCGTCTGGCCGACGGCAGCGAAGTGCCGGTGGTCTGTGACATGTCCTCGTCGATCCTTTCTGGCCCGCTGGATGTGTCGCGGTTCGGCGTGATCTATGCCGGCGCCCAGAAGAACATCGGCCCGGCCGGCCTGACCCTTGCGATCGTGCGTGATGATCTGCTGGAGCGGGCCCGCCCGGACACGCCGACCATGTTCAACTACCGGGTCATGGCCGAGAACAACTCGATGTACAACACGCCGCCCACCTATAGCTGGTACCTGGCGGGGCTGGTGTTCCAGTGGCTGAAGCACGAGATCGGCGGGCTTGGCGCGATGAATGCGCTCAACGACCGCAAGGCCGCCAAGCTCTATGCTGCCATCGACCAGAGCGAGCTGTACTCCAACCCCATCGCGGTGGCCAACCGTTCACGCATGAACGTGCCCTTCGTGTTGGCCGATGATCGCCTCGACAAGGCCTTCCTGGCCGAGTCCGAGGAGGCGGGTCTGCTCAACCTCAAGGGACACCGTAGCGTGGGGGGCATGCGCGCCAGCCTATACAACGCAGTGCCCGAGGCCGGGGTCGATGCCCTGGTGGCCTTCATGGCCGACTTCGAGCGTCGGCGCGGCTAG